In Candidatus Zymogenaceae bacterium, the sequence AGATGGGCCCGGTTTTTTTTTGTGATTATGATGGCTTGACAAAAATGAATTTTTCATGTAAAAATAATACAAATATTCTTTGTTCTTGAAACCACTCATAGGGTGTAATATGTCTGGTAATAATTTATCTGAAAAAGTTACGATTTTCCCGGTAAGTTGAGCCATGAAGTTTTGCTATTTTGATGAAAGTGGTATGGGCGAAGAAGCCTATCTAGTTATAGCTGGGATTATCGTTGATGCATCTCGAATGCATGTTACGAAAGAAGAGTGGGCTTACATTCTTGGAAAACTCTCGGAAGCCATTAATAAAAATGTTGAAGAATTTCATACTCGTGATTTCTATAGAGGGAACGGAATATGGCGTGGTACGGATGGCAATGCAAGAGCTAAAATTATTGAAATAATTTTTGACTGGGTCGAAGATAGAAAACATAAATGTATTTTCAGCGGTATAAATAGAAGTATTTACGAACAAAAAGAATGTAGTGATAATCGGCTTCAGGATTTTAAATCAAGCTGGTGTGCCGCTGCCATACACTGTACGCTTCAAGTCCAGAAATATCACCAAGGCAAAGGTAATACAAAGGGCCACAGTGTATTGATTTTTGACCGGGAAGTTAGAGAAGAAACAGACCTTAGTCTGCTTATCCATAA encodes:
- a CDS encoding DUF3800 domain-containing protein, whose translation is MKFCYFDESGMGEEAYLVIAGIIVDASRMHVTKEEWAYILGKLSEAINKNVEEFHTRDFYRGNGIWRGTDGNARAKIIEIIFDWVEDRKHKCIFSGINRSIYEQKECSDNRLQDFKSSWCAAAIHCTLQVQKYHQGKGNTKGHSVLIFDREVREETDLSLLIHKPPQWIDSFYNKDAKQTALNQIIDVPFFADSKHILLAQVADLFAYILRTSSEIQDGHLTEKYDGEKEKMHNWSERIAKISLPSSSRYICPSH